One window of Perca flavescens isolate YP-PL-M2 chromosome 15, PFLA_1.0, whole genome shotgun sequence genomic DNA carries:
- the mylk5 gene encoding myosin light chain kinase, smooth muscle isoform X3: protein MTSHCGGFSLEVSQSKCGGCTMAGEVARFGNPSFNGREMSFVVRECLPEDAGAYTCLAENSAGKTSCCAAVFVRDFETICGVLNGVSNISTSASKSSVENGSSPESPKDELQKFRGSICTSPTDSDNLSPVSTPREVIPKKRANSGTGSALHFENPPQHLEVKVGQATRVMCFFAGSPPVVSCWIRNKEQIVDGPELWSENTDRSSTLVIAEAKPQHTGRYTVVVKDRKSSAQHTLTLSVIERPQPPASCPVISLVSATSLVLSWSGPCYDGGSAVLGYVVEVKSQGSVDPGDWSELTAQCKSTSYRVSSGLQHQQEYWFRVRAYNAVGVSEPGPVSPVVRMEQQDKPQEEEAPQAFCCVSIDSSQKVTDHYILQEKLGMGKFGLVFKLRHKETGRVCAGKFYKGRRAKEREAARKEIELMNFLHHPKLVQCLAAYDHKPEMVMVMEFIAGGELFERIVDDRFEHTEPASVRYMQQILKGIAFMHQQSIVHLDLKPENIVCVDTHGTSIKIIDFGLASRLDENTPLKVMHGTPEFVAPEVINYEPVFLTTDMWSIGVICYILLSGESPFQGSSDAETLTLVTAAQWEFDEESFDEITDEAKNFISSLLNKDARRRMTCEEALAHPWMTFDSKALAITKSLSKDKMKRFLARQKWKKTGKALLALKRMALRSKSDSSVSPTSPAEDLPLSPEAEHALQSLEHKLQGPPQFTQRLEDQTVAQGSSARLSCHLTGYPDPEVVWLCGKEPVVESPTVQIEYEDDGRCTLVLAKVGPEDTNVYTCTATNDHGEECCSAKLIVQE, encoded by the exons ATGACTTCACACTGCGGGGGGTTCTCACTGGAAGTCAGCCAATCAAAGTGTGGTGGTTGCACAATG GCAGGTGAAGTGGCTCGTTTTGGGAATCCTTCCTTCAATGGCAGGGAGATGAGTTTTGTGGTGAGGGAGTGCTTGCCAGAAGATGCTGGCGCCTACACGTGTTTGGCAGAGAACAGTGCAGGGAAGACATCCTGCTGCGCTGCTGTGTTCGTCAGAG ACTTTGAAACTATCTGCGGTGTTCTTAATGGCGTCTCAAATATCTCGACTTCTGCATCCAAGAGCAGTGTGGAGAATGGAAGTTCACCCGAGTCTCCCAAAGACGAGCTACAGAAGTTCAGAGGATCTATTTGTACTTCCCCTACAGACTCTGATAATCTCAGCCCAGTCTCAACTCCAAGAG AAGTCATCCCAAAGAAGAGAGCCAACTCGGGGACAG GTtcagcattacattttgaaaaccCTCCACAGCACCTCGAGGTGAAGGTGGGACAAGCTACTCGTGTGATGTGTTTTTTCGCCGGCAGTCCTCCTGTAGTGTCGTGTTGGATCAGAAACAAAGAACAg ATAGTGGATGGTCCAGAGCTGTGGTCAGAAAATACAGATCGGAGTAGTACACTGGTCATAGCAGAGgctaaaccacagcacacaggCCGCTACACTGTTGTAGTGAAGGACCGCAAGAGCTCAGCACAACACACGCTCACCCTCTCTGTCATAG AGAGGCCTCAGCCTCCAGCCTCCTGTCCTGTGATCTCCCTCGTCTCTGCCACCAGCCTTGTGCTGTCCTGGTCGGGCCCCTGCTACGACGGCGGCAGTGCCGTCTTGGGTTATGTGGTCGAGGTAAAGAGCCAAGGAAGTGTTGACCCTGGGGATTGGAGCGAGCTCACTGCCCAGTGTAAGAGTACCTCATACAGAGTGTCTTCTGGGCTGCAGCATCAACAGGAATACTGGTTTCGAGTAAGGGCTTACAACGCAGTGGGAGTAAGTGAGCCAGGACCAGTGTCACCAGTGGTTAGGATGGAGCAGCAAG ACAAGCCACAAGAAGAGGAGGCCCCTCAAGCGTTTTGCTGTGTCTCTATTGACTCATCACAAAAAGTCACAGATCACTACATTTTGCAGGAGAAACTGGGAAT GGGAAAGTTCGGCCTGGTGTTCAAGCTACGCCACAAAGAGACAGGACGTGTGTGTGCTGGGAAGTTCTACAAAGGCCGACGTGCCAAGGAGAGAGAGGCTGCTCGTAAAGAGATAGAGTTGATGAACTTCCTCCACCACCCCAAACTAGTTCAGTGTCTCGCTGCGTACGATCATAAACCTGAGATGGTCATGGTAATGGAGTT TATCGCAGGCGGGGAACTGTTTGAACGTATTGTGGACGACCGCTTTGAGCACACCGAGCCTGCCAGCGTGCGCTACATGCAGCAGATCCTGAAAGGGATTGCCTTCATGCATCAGCAGAGCATCGTCCACCTGGACCTCAAACCTgaaaacattgtgtgtgttgACACCCATGGCACCTCCATAAAGATCATTGACTTCGGATTAGCCAGCAGGCTCG ATGAAAACACACCTCTGAAGGTGATGCATGGGACTCCAGAGTTTGTGGCACCTGAAGTGATCAACTATGAGCCTGTGTTTTTGACCACTGACATGTGGAGCATAGGAGTCATCTGCTACATACT ACTGAGTGGTGAGTCTCCATTCCAGGGTAGCAGCGATGCAGAGACCCTCACCTTGGTCACAGCTGCCCAGTGGGAATTTGATGAAGAGAGCTTTGATGAGATTACCGACGAGGCCAAAAATTTCATCAGCTCCCTGCTTAACAAGGACGCCAG GCGGAGGATGACCTGTGAAGAGGCACTTGCCCACCCGTGGATGACATTTGACTCTAAAGCTCTGGCCATCACCAAGAGTCTGTCCAAGGATAAGATGAAGAGGTTTCTAGCGAGGCAGAAGTGGAAG aaaacCGGTAAGGCCTTGTTAGCCCTGAAGAGAATGGCTCTACGGTCTAAAAGTGACAGCTCTGTATCTCCTACCAGCCCTGCAGAAG ATTTACCCCTGAGCCCAGAGGCAGAGCATGCCTTGCAGTCTCTGGAGCACAAGTTGCAGGGGCCACCACAGTTCACCCAGCGCCTGGAGGACCAGACAGTGGCTCAGGGTTCCAGTGCCCGTCTCTCGTGTCACCTCACAG GTTACCCTGACCCAGAGGTGGTGTGGCTGTGTGGTAAAGAGCCCGTGGTGGAGTCACCCACAGTGCAGATAGAGTACGAGGACGATGGCCGCTGCACCTTGGTCTTAGCCAAAGTTGGCCCAGAGGACACCAATGTTTACACCTGTACAGCCACCAATGACCACGGGGAGGAATGCTGCTCAGCCAAACTCATTGTTCAAGAGTAG
- the mylk5 gene encoding myosin light chain kinase, smooth muscle isoform X2: MNTDGSKQRYVSTFRMHIKPPGASSASGNGPGTIDATSDTATGSVNLSSSKHLDPPAFIEPLQDCCVDEGHDFTLRGVLTGSQPIKVWWLHNGEVARFGNPSFNGREMSFVVRECLPEDAGAYTCLAENSAGKTSCCAAVFVRDFETICGVLNGVSNISTSASKSSVENGSSPESPKDELQKFRGSICTSPTDSDNLSPVSTPREVIPKKRANSGTGSALHFENPPQHLEVKVGQATRVMCFFAGSPPVVSCWIRNKEQIVDGPELWSENTDRSSTLVIAEAKPQHTGRYTVVVKDRKSSAQHTLTLSVIERPQPPASCPVISLVSATSLVLSWSGPCYDGGSAVLGYVVEVKSQGSVDPGDWSELTAQCKSTSYRVSSGLQHQQEYWFRVRAYNAVGVSEPGPVSPVVRMEQQDKPQEEEAPQAFCCVSIDSSQKVTDHYILQEKLGMGKFGLVFKLRHKETGRVCAGKFYKGRRAKEREAARKEIELMNFLHHPKLVQCLAAYDHKPEMVMVMEFIAGGELFERIVDDRFEHTEPASVRYMQQILKGIAFMHQQSIVHLDLKPENIVCVDTHGTSIKIIDFGLASRLDENTPLKVMHGTPEFVAPEVINYEPVFLTTDMWSIGVICYILLSGESPFQGSSDAETLTLVTAAQWEFDEESFDEITDEAKNFISSLLNKDARRRMTCEEALAHPWMTFDSKALAITKSLSKDKMKRFLARQKWKKTGKALLALKRMALRSKSDSSVSPTSPAEDLPLSPEAEHALQSLEHKLQGPPQFTQRLEDQTVAQGSSARLSCHLTGYPDPEVVWLCGKEPVVESPTVQIEYEDDGRCTLVLAKVGPEDTNVYTCTATNDHGEECCSAKLIVQE; this comes from the exons ATGAACACTGATGGCAGCAAACAGCGTTATGTGTCAACCTTCAGGATGCACATCAAGCCGCCCGGTGCATCGTCTGCATCAGGGAATGGGCCAGGAACTATTGACGCCACTTCGGATACTGCCACAG GGTCTGTTAACCTCTCCTCTAGTAAACATCTGGATCCCCCTGCCTTCATAGAGCCACTGCAGGACTGCTGCGTGGACGAGGGACATGACTTCACACTGCGGGGGGTTCTCACTGGAAGTCAGCCAATCAAAGTGTGGTGGTTGCACAATG GTGAAGTGGCTCGTTTTGGGAATCCTTCCTTCAATGGCAGGGAGATGAGTTTTGTGGTGAGGGAGTGCTTGCCAGAAGATGCTGGCGCCTACACGTGTTTGGCAGAGAACAGTGCAGGGAAGACATCCTGCTGCGCTGCTGTGTTCGTCAGAG ACTTTGAAACTATCTGCGGTGTTCTTAATGGCGTCTCAAATATCTCGACTTCTGCATCCAAGAGCAGTGTGGAGAATGGAAGTTCACCCGAGTCTCCCAAAGACGAGCTACAGAAGTTCAGAGGATCTATTTGTACTTCCCCTACAGACTCTGATAATCTCAGCCCAGTCTCAACTCCAAGAG AAGTCATCCCAAAGAAGAGAGCCAACTCGGGGACAG GTtcagcattacattttgaaaaccCTCCACAGCACCTCGAGGTGAAGGTGGGACAAGCTACTCGTGTGATGTGTTTTTTCGCCGGCAGTCCTCCTGTAGTGTCGTGTTGGATCAGAAACAAAGAACAg ATAGTGGATGGTCCAGAGCTGTGGTCAGAAAATACAGATCGGAGTAGTACACTGGTCATAGCAGAGgctaaaccacagcacacaggCCGCTACACTGTTGTAGTGAAGGACCGCAAGAGCTCAGCACAACACACGCTCACCCTCTCTGTCATAG AGAGGCCTCAGCCTCCAGCCTCCTGTCCTGTGATCTCCCTCGTCTCTGCCACCAGCCTTGTGCTGTCCTGGTCGGGCCCCTGCTACGACGGCGGCAGTGCCGTCTTGGGTTATGTGGTCGAGGTAAAGAGCCAAGGAAGTGTTGACCCTGGGGATTGGAGCGAGCTCACTGCCCAGTGTAAGAGTACCTCATACAGAGTGTCTTCTGGGCTGCAGCATCAACAGGAATACTGGTTTCGAGTAAGGGCTTACAACGCAGTGGGAGTAAGTGAGCCAGGACCAGTGTCACCAGTGGTTAGGATGGAGCAGCAAG ACAAGCCACAAGAAGAGGAGGCCCCTCAAGCGTTTTGCTGTGTCTCTATTGACTCATCACAAAAAGTCACAGATCACTACATTTTGCAGGAGAAACTGGGAAT GGGAAAGTTCGGCCTGGTGTTCAAGCTACGCCACAAAGAGACAGGACGTGTGTGTGCTGGGAAGTTCTACAAAGGCCGACGTGCCAAGGAGAGAGAGGCTGCTCGTAAAGAGATAGAGTTGATGAACTTCCTCCACCACCCCAAACTAGTTCAGTGTCTCGCTGCGTACGATCATAAACCTGAGATGGTCATGGTAATGGAGTT TATCGCAGGCGGGGAACTGTTTGAACGTATTGTGGACGACCGCTTTGAGCACACCGAGCCTGCCAGCGTGCGCTACATGCAGCAGATCCTGAAAGGGATTGCCTTCATGCATCAGCAGAGCATCGTCCACCTGGACCTCAAACCTgaaaacattgtgtgtgttgACACCCATGGCACCTCCATAAAGATCATTGACTTCGGATTAGCCAGCAGGCTCG ATGAAAACACACCTCTGAAGGTGATGCATGGGACTCCAGAGTTTGTGGCACCTGAAGTGATCAACTATGAGCCTGTGTTTTTGACCACTGACATGTGGAGCATAGGAGTCATCTGCTACATACT ACTGAGTGGTGAGTCTCCATTCCAGGGTAGCAGCGATGCAGAGACCCTCACCTTGGTCACAGCTGCCCAGTGGGAATTTGATGAAGAGAGCTTTGATGAGATTACCGACGAGGCCAAAAATTTCATCAGCTCCCTGCTTAACAAGGACGCCAG GCGGAGGATGACCTGTGAAGAGGCACTTGCCCACCCGTGGATGACATTTGACTCTAAAGCTCTGGCCATCACCAAGAGTCTGTCCAAGGATAAGATGAAGAGGTTTCTAGCGAGGCAGAAGTGGAAG aaaacCGGTAAGGCCTTGTTAGCCCTGAAGAGAATGGCTCTACGGTCTAAAAGTGACAGCTCTGTATCTCCTACCAGCCCTGCAGAAG ATTTACCCCTGAGCCCAGAGGCAGAGCATGCCTTGCAGTCTCTGGAGCACAAGTTGCAGGGGCCACCACAGTTCACCCAGCGCCTGGAGGACCAGACAGTGGCTCAGGGTTCCAGTGCCCGTCTCTCGTGTCACCTCACAG GTTACCCTGACCCAGAGGTGGTGTGGCTGTGTGGTAAAGAGCCCGTGGTGGAGTCACCCACAGTGCAGATAGAGTACGAGGACGATGGCCGCTGCACCTTGGTCTTAGCCAAAGTTGGCCCAGAGGACACCAATGTTTACACCTGTACAGCCACCAATGACCACGGGGAGGAATGCTGCTCAGCCAAACTCATTGTTCAAGAGTAG
- the mylk5 gene encoding myosin light chain kinase, smooth muscle isoform X1, whose protein sequence is MNTDGSKQRYVSTFRMHIKPPGASSASGNGPGTIDATSDTATGSVNLSSSKHLDPPAFIEPLQDCCVDEGHDFTLRGVLTGSQPIKVWWLHNAGEVARFGNPSFNGREMSFVVRECLPEDAGAYTCLAENSAGKTSCCAAVFVRDFETICGVLNGVSNISTSASKSSVENGSSPESPKDELQKFRGSICTSPTDSDNLSPVSTPREVIPKKRANSGTGSALHFENPPQHLEVKVGQATRVMCFFAGSPPVVSCWIRNKEQIVDGPELWSENTDRSSTLVIAEAKPQHTGRYTVVVKDRKSSAQHTLTLSVIERPQPPASCPVISLVSATSLVLSWSGPCYDGGSAVLGYVVEVKSQGSVDPGDWSELTAQCKSTSYRVSSGLQHQQEYWFRVRAYNAVGVSEPGPVSPVVRMEQQDKPQEEEAPQAFCCVSIDSSQKVTDHYILQEKLGMGKFGLVFKLRHKETGRVCAGKFYKGRRAKEREAARKEIELMNFLHHPKLVQCLAAYDHKPEMVMVMEFIAGGELFERIVDDRFEHTEPASVRYMQQILKGIAFMHQQSIVHLDLKPENIVCVDTHGTSIKIIDFGLASRLDENTPLKVMHGTPEFVAPEVINYEPVFLTTDMWSIGVICYILLSGESPFQGSSDAETLTLVTAAQWEFDEESFDEITDEAKNFISSLLNKDARRRMTCEEALAHPWMTFDSKALAITKSLSKDKMKRFLARQKWKKTGKALLALKRMALRSKSDSSVSPTSPAEDLPLSPEAEHALQSLEHKLQGPPQFTQRLEDQTVAQGSSARLSCHLTGYPDPEVVWLCGKEPVVESPTVQIEYEDDGRCTLVLAKVGPEDTNVYTCTATNDHGEECCSAKLIVQE, encoded by the exons ATGAACACTGATGGCAGCAAACAGCGTTATGTGTCAACCTTCAGGATGCACATCAAGCCGCCCGGTGCATCGTCTGCATCAGGGAATGGGCCAGGAACTATTGACGCCACTTCGGATACTGCCACAG GGTCTGTTAACCTCTCCTCTAGTAAACATCTGGATCCCCCTGCCTTCATAGAGCCACTGCAGGACTGCTGCGTGGACGAGGGACATGACTTCACACTGCGGGGGGTTCTCACTGGAAGTCAGCCAATCAAAGTGTGGTGGTTGCACAATG CAGGTGAAGTGGCTCGTTTTGGGAATCCTTCCTTCAATGGCAGGGAGATGAGTTTTGTGGTGAGGGAGTGCTTGCCAGAAGATGCTGGCGCCTACACGTGTTTGGCAGAGAACAGTGCAGGGAAGACATCCTGCTGCGCTGCTGTGTTCGTCAGAG ACTTTGAAACTATCTGCGGTGTTCTTAATGGCGTCTCAAATATCTCGACTTCTGCATCCAAGAGCAGTGTGGAGAATGGAAGTTCACCCGAGTCTCCCAAAGACGAGCTACAGAAGTTCAGAGGATCTATTTGTACTTCCCCTACAGACTCTGATAATCTCAGCCCAGTCTCAACTCCAAGAG AAGTCATCCCAAAGAAGAGAGCCAACTCGGGGACAG GTtcagcattacattttgaaaaccCTCCACAGCACCTCGAGGTGAAGGTGGGACAAGCTACTCGTGTGATGTGTTTTTTCGCCGGCAGTCCTCCTGTAGTGTCGTGTTGGATCAGAAACAAAGAACAg ATAGTGGATGGTCCAGAGCTGTGGTCAGAAAATACAGATCGGAGTAGTACACTGGTCATAGCAGAGgctaaaccacagcacacaggCCGCTACACTGTTGTAGTGAAGGACCGCAAGAGCTCAGCACAACACACGCTCACCCTCTCTGTCATAG AGAGGCCTCAGCCTCCAGCCTCCTGTCCTGTGATCTCCCTCGTCTCTGCCACCAGCCTTGTGCTGTCCTGGTCGGGCCCCTGCTACGACGGCGGCAGTGCCGTCTTGGGTTATGTGGTCGAGGTAAAGAGCCAAGGAAGTGTTGACCCTGGGGATTGGAGCGAGCTCACTGCCCAGTGTAAGAGTACCTCATACAGAGTGTCTTCTGGGCTGCAGCATCAACAGGAATACTGGTTTCGAGTAAGGGCTTACAACGCAGTGGGAGTAAGTGAGCCAGGACCAGTGTCACCAGTGGTTAGGATGGAGCAGCAAG ACAAGCCACAAGAAGAGGAGGCCCCTCAAGCGTTTTGCTGTGTCTCTATTGACTCATCACAAAAAGTCACAGATCACTACATTTTGCAGGAGAAACTGGGAAT GGGAAAGTTCGGCCTGGTGTTCAAGCTACGCCACAAAGAGACAGGACGTGTGTGTGCTGGGAAGTTCTACAAAGGCCGACGTGCCAAGGAGAGAGAGGCTGCTCGTAAAGAGATAGAGTTGATGAACTTCCTCCACCACCCCAAACTAGTTCAGTGTCTCGCTGCGTACGATCATAAACCTGAGATGGTCATGGTAATGGAGTT TATCGCAGGCGGGGAACTGTTTGAACGTATTGTGGACGACCGCTTTGAGCACACCGAGCCTGCCAGCGTGCGCTACATGCAGCAGATCCTGAAAGGGATTGCCTTCATGCATCAGCAGAGCATCGTCCACCTGGACCTCAAACCTgaaaacattgtgtgtgttgACACCCATGGCACCTCCATAAAGATCATTGACTTCGGATTAGCCAGCAGGCTCG ATGAAAACACACCTCTGAAGGTGATGCATGGGACTCCAGAGTTTGTGGCACCTGAAGTGATCAACTATGAGCCTGTGTTTTTGACCACTGACATGTGGAGCATAGGAGTCATCTGCTACATACT ACTGAGTGGTGAGTCTCCATTCCAGGGTAGCAGCGATGCAGAGACCCTCACCTTGGTCACAGCTGCCCAGTGGGAATTTGATGAAGAGAGCTTTGATGAGATTACCGACGAGGCCAAAAATTTCATCAGCTCCCTGCTTAACAAGGACGCCAG GCGGAGGATGACCTGTGAAGAGGCACTTGCCCACCCGTGGATGACATTTGACTCTAAAGCTCTGGCCATCACCAAGAGTCTGTCCAAGGATAAGATGAAGAGGTTTCTAGCGAGGCAGAAGTGGAAG aaaacCGGTAAGGCCTTGTTAGCCCTGAAGAGAATGGCTCTACGGTCTAAAAGTGACAGCTCTGTATCTCCTACCAGCCCTGCAGAAG ATTTACCCCTGAGCCCAGAGGCAGAGCATGCCTTGCAGTCTCTGGAGCACAAGTTGCAGGGGCCACCACAGTTCACCCAGCGCCTGGAGGACCAGACAGTGGCTCAGGGTTCCAGTGCCCGTCTCTCGTGTCACCTCACAG GTTACCCTGACCCAGAGGTGGTGTGGCTGTGTGGTAAAGAGCCCGTGGTGGAGTCACCCACAGTGCAGATAGAGTACGAGGACGATGGCCGCTGCACCTTGGTCTTAGCCAAAGTTGGCCCAGAGGACACCAATGTTTACACCTGTACAGCCACCAATGACCACGGGGAGGAATGCTGCTCAGCCAAACTCATTGTTCAAGAGTAG